DNA sequence from the Electrophorus electricus isolate fEleEle1 chromosome 19, fEleEle1.pri, whole genome shotgun sequence genome:
TACACAGCGAGTCCAAAGGCCTATTCAAAGACCTTTCCAAACACCAAGATTAACACCATGCAGCGCATAGTCAGTCCTTAACTCGGCGGTAAACGGAGCCCGGCTCTTCTGGGGGAGCTGGAGAGGCTGAGCACCCTCATCCTGGACTGTAACAATTACAGCGCTCATGTCAAGTTCCCCTACATACCCAACCTCACCACTCTGTGGATCAACAAGAACAAAATCAGAAACCTCCCCATTATAGTAGATGAGATACGTCGCAAGTTCCCCAATATTAAGTAGGCTACATTCGGCTAGTTCTCTTTCTGTATTGGCATTAGCTGATACATGAGGAAAGAATTACTGTTAATGTAGCTTATATGTACTTAGTAGActtaatatactgtattttgttcctgtCAATTGTGTTTACAGGCTTCTCAGTATGATGAATAACGAAGCAGCCCCCAGTTACTTTAATGGAGGGAGTCTCACCCAGTACATTGACTACaggtaaataaaataacaaaactgaaagctgtatgtgcaaaaatatatatcctTAATCGCACAACTATAACCTTTAAATGAGCTCAGTGATGATTAGTCACCTAAAATAtaactcatttgaatatttttattgtggACATCTTAATTTAATTGAAGTAGTTTTAGGTATGATATAAAAACTAATTTGTATATCTGCTCCACCTTGTGGTCAAGTCATTTAAAACCTGTGTGTATTATGCGTTTTTatcaaatttcaaattaaataaatcctTTAAATTCTTTAGATAAATCCTCCAATATGAAATAGCATAACTGCACGAATtaaattgaaaaacaaatttatattgaaaaaggtcaaataaataaagtattatAAGTATTATTTATAGTACTAATAAGTATTATAAATATTCTTAGGGCAAAAATCCGGTAAATGCCTTAAGGAAGCACTTGAGCAAAAACCCATCAACTTGTTATGTGCTATAACATTTTTAACaccaacatttaaaaatgttttaaatcagtaattttataattatttaggTTATTACGATAGAACATTTCAATATCTCAAAAGATCAGGACAGATGTGGGTCGAAATAAGTAAAAAAGCTTACATAATGTCATAGTTAAGCATCCCCATGGTAAAGAAACAGATTTGCTGCCCAGAGTTTTGGTAGAATTaagtttttgcttgttttttgtttgtttgcttgcttgttttttagCTAGGTTAGTGTGTTTATGAACAACACGGTCATACTGAGATCCACTCCCCTCTGCAGGCAGTATGTTATCAGTCAGATTCCCAGCTTACACGTGCTGGATGACACGGAGGTGCAAGAGACTGAGCGCGAACATGCCAGGAAGACTTACCGGGTGCAGGGGACCAGGGAGGGCAGCAAGAAGAGGGAAAAGCTCCGTCACGGAACGACAGCTGCTCATCACTTCACCACACTCTCGTGAAATCTGTACTCCttgaaaccaaaaacaaacaacttttCATTCCATGACTGCATAAGAATGAGAACAATGTGGACAAGATGTAGTTCAAGACTGCATTTACAAAGTGATTTGAAACCCTTGTGCATGACAGCCATTAGTCAGGCAAttgtcttttctttgtttaatacGTTAAAAAAAGGTTAGACACgggaaagtgtttgttttgtttgcttcaaAAGGCACAAATTGTAGGGGCTTGTATATTCTAAATATGATGAAATTTGAACTGAATTATGAAAACGTCAGTTCTATACAAAGTTGTTTCTGAAGAGCAAATTAAATACGCAATGCATAACGCTACTGTAGAGCTTAATTACTACTTCAGTACTTCAGTAGTAATAACAATACCAATTTTCACTGGTTTCTAGTAATACTGGCGCTTTTTTAACCACTTTGaatttattatttgattaatACTGTTCATAGACTGGGGCTTTCAGATCACTCACGTTTAACATAGCGTTAAATCGCCACAACCGGGCGCTGTTAGCACTGAAATGGCTTTGGCGCTTCGGCTCAGTGACAATGTATGTCAGTGATTATTCcttattttttatgattattctttattttttcaacCGTGCGGAAAACACAAAcgaaagaagaaaaggaaaaaatccTCTAGGAAAGCAAACTTTACCGTACAGTTACAATGATCTCTCGTATCCGCTGGTAGATGTGTAATAAAGAGCTGAATCATTACCGTAAATGAGGTAACACTATCttaaaacgtttttaaaagaCATAGGGTTAAGCTCTGAAGTCAAATTACgaaaatattttaacagtgcAGCTACATTTCACAAAACGGACTGTAAGGGAAAAAATAACGATAATAAAAAAACCGAATGTATAAATTGCAGATTTAAATCTCATTTGTAATATGTACTTTACGGTACTAGGCTGTTCGCTAGCTAGGTTGAGGTAACGTGCTAGCTAGgttggctaacctagctaaactCTACTAGCTAAACGGAGTCCAACTCCAGA
Encoded proteins:
- the LOC113577333 gene encoding uncharacterized protein LOC113577333 isoform X1, whose protein sequence is MWWRRVVGRMEECENSGAEPEALAPGSPAAELDLTRLSFAYQGLLEIPYNIIFEQRDTLEILDLSYNLLDESPALLGELERLSTLILDCNNYSAHVKFPYIPNLTTLWINKNKIRNLPIIVDEIRRKFPNIKLLSMMNNEAAPSYFNGGSLTQYIDYRQYVISQIPSLHVLDDTEVQETEREHARKTYRVQGTREGSKKREKLRHGTTAAHHFTTLS
- the LOC113577333 gene encoding uncharacterized protein LOC113577333 isoform X2, whose amino-acid sequence is MWWRRVVGRMEECENSGAEPEALAPGSPAAELDLTRLSFAYQGLLEIPYNIIFEQRDTLEILDLSYNLLDDPALLGELERLSTLILDCNNYSAHVKFPYIPNLTTLWINKNKIRNLPIIVDEIRRKFPNIKLLSMMNNEAAPSYFNGGSLTQYIDYRQYVISQIPSLHVLDDTEVQETEREHARKTYRVQGTREGSKKREKLRHGTTAAHHFTTLS